The Penaeus chinensis breed Huanghai No. 1 chromosome 16, ASM1920278v2, whole genome shotgun sequence genome window below encodes:
- the LOC125033519 gene encoding larval cuticle protein 16/17-like codes for MKVLVLVTLGLVALAAARPSDIIDIEEDHMEHEQEGIPGTAVEGEYSWVAPDGNEYVIKYVADRFGYRVVEDNVLPEFRDAKPDGEMAEDDDDDDAAEFRAADDEEDDD; via the exons ATGAAAGTCCTG GTCCTCGTCACTCTGGGTCTGGTCGCCCTGGccgccgcccgaccctccgacatCATCGACATCGAGGAGGACCACATGGAGCACGAGCAGGAGGGCATTCCAGGAACGGCCGTGGAGGGCGAGTACTCGTGGGTCGCGCCCGACGGCAACGAATACGTCATCAAGTACGTCGCCGACCGCTTCGGTTACCGAGTCGTCGAGGACAACGTTCTGCCAGAGTTCCGTGACGCCAAACCTGACGGTGAAATggccgaggacgacgacgacgacgacgctgCTGAATTCCGTGCTGCTGacgacgaggaggacgacgatTAG